In a single window of the Raphanus sativus cultivar WK10039 chromosome 9, ASM80110v3, whole genome shotgun sequence genome:
- the LOC108828515 gene encoding ABC transporter C family member 5: MGFTFTTLLTAALRDLPLVEVSSICINLALLLVFIIDTSARRLLLCLRRGHFFKHHDSVGNSSSGDTRDLQVTIGYKLSVLCCLYVLIVHVSVLALDAVGVTKERNEVCVLFSPITQILAWLVLCASVVRCNYTSAEKFPFLLRLWWVVGFFICLWALFVDSRELLVNGSTHLSSHVVGNFVSAPALAFLCFVAIRGVSGLRVIITHPHLLDPLLVEEEDEEEKAGCLSVTSYSDAGLFSLATLSWLNPLLSLGAKRPLDLKDIPLLAPKDRAKTNYKILKFNWEKLKAESPSNSPSLAWAILKSFWKEAACNAVFAGLNTLVSYVGPYLVNDFVNYLGGKETYPHEGYILAGIFFAAKLAETLTTRQWYLGVDILGMHVRSALTAMVYRKGLKLSSITKQNHTSGEIVNYMAVDVQRVGDYSWYLHDMWMLPLQIVLALGILYRSVGVAAVATLAATVFSIIATIPLAKIQEDYQDKLMSAKDERMRKTSECLRNMRILKLQAWEDRYRVVLEGMRSTEFKWLRKALYSQAFITFIFWSSPIFVAAITFATAIGLGTQLTAGGVLSALATFRILQEPLRNFPDLVSMMAQTKVSLDRISGFLQEEELQEDATIILSQGMSDTSVEIKDGCFSWDPSWVRPTLFDIHLNVKRGMRVAVCGVVGSGKSSFLSCILGEIPKISGEVRICGTAAYVSQSAWIQSGNIEENILFGSPMDKAKYKNVIHACSLKRDLELFSHGDQTIIGDRGINLSGGQKQRVQLARALYQDADVYLLDDPFSAVDAHTGSELFQEYILTALADKTVIFVTHQVEFLPTTDLILVLRDGQIIQSGKYEELLQAGTDFLSLVSAHHEAIEAMDIPSHSSEDSDSHHGLDQSLPHNPKSNASSSNIEILAKEVQEGPSGSNQKAIKEKKKAKRLRKKQLVQEEERVRGRVSMKVYWSYMAAAYKGLLIPLIIIAQTLFQFLQIASNWWMAWANPQTEGDQAKVSSTVLLLVFIALAFGSSVFIFVRAILVATFGLVAAQKLFLNMLRSVFRAPMSFFDSTPAGRILNRVSIDQSVVDLDIPFRLGGFASTTIQLIGIVGVMTNVTWQVFLLVIPTGIACLWMQKYYMASSRELVRIVSIQKSPIIHLFGESIAGAATIRGFGQEKRFMKRNLYLLDCFARPFFCSIAAIEWLCLRMELLSTFVFAFCMILLVSFPHGTIDPSMAGLAVTYGLNLNARLSRWILSFCKLENKIISIERIYQYSQIPSEAPTFIEDAHPPPSWPENGAIEINNLKVRYGENLPTVLHGINCVFPGGKKIGIVGRTGSGKSTLIQALFRLIEPYAGQIIIDGIDISSIGLHDLRGRLSIIPQDPTLFEGTIRGNLDPLEEHTDQEVWQALDKSQLGDIVRAKDQKLDTPVFENGDNWSVGQRQLVSLGRALLKQARILVLDEATASVDSATDNLIQKILRTEFGDCTVCTIAHRIPTVIDSDLVLVLSDGLVAEFDTPTRLLEDKSSMFLRLVTEYSSRSSGIPDF, from the exons ACTCTGTCGGAAACTCTAGTTCCGGGGACACCCGTGACCTTCAAGTCACCATTGGCTACAAACTCTCGGTTCTTTGCTGTCTCTACGTCCTAATCGTGCACGTTTCGGTTTTAGCGTTAGATGCTGTCGGAGTAACTAAGGAAAGAAACGAGGTTTGTGTCCTTTTCTCGCCGATTACACAGATTCTAGCTTGGTTAGTGTTGTGCGCATCAGTTGTTCGATGTAATTACACCTCTGCGGAGAAGTTCCCTTTCCTGTTAAGGCTATGGTGGGTTGTGGGCTTCTTCATCTGTTTATGGGCCTTGTTCGTAGACTCAAGAGAGCTTCTTGTAAACGGCTCAACCCATTTGTCTTCACACGTTGTTGGGAACTTTGTTTCGGCTCCGGCTCTGGCTTTCCTCTGCTTCGTGGCTATCAGAGGTGTGTCAGGTCTTCGAGTTATTATTACACATCCACATCTTCTTGACCCTCTGcttgtggaagaagaagatgaagaagaaaaagctgGTTGTCTCAGTGTTACTTCCTATAGTGACGCCGGGTTGTTCAGCCTTGCTACGCTTTCGTGGCTGAATCCTCTCCTCTCCCTTGGCGCCAAGAGGCCGTTGGATCTCAAGGACATTCCTCTGCTCGCTCCCAAAGACCGAGCGAAGACGAACTACAAAATCTTGAAGTTTAACTGGGAGAAGTTAAAGGCTGAGAGTCCCTCGAACTCGCCTTCTCTTGCTTGGGCCATCTTGAAGTCGTTTTGGAAAGAAGCGGCTTGTAATGCAGTCTTTGCTGGCTTGAACACTCTTGTTTCGTATGTGGGTCCTTATTTGGTGAATGACTTTGTTAATTATCTGGGCGGGAAAGAGACTTACCCTCACGAGGGTTACATCCTCGCTGGTATCTTCTTTGCGGCCAAGCTCGCAGAGACTTTAACAACCCGGCAGTGGTATCTTGGTGTCGATATCTTGGGGATGCATGTGAGATCGGCTCTAACGGCTATGGTGTACAGAAAAGGGCTAAAACTCTCGAGTATAACTAAGCAGAACCACACGAGCGGCGAAATTGTGAACTACATGGCCGTTGATGTCCAGAGAGTAGGTGACTACTCTTGGTACCTTCATGATATGTGGATGCTTCCTCTACAGATTGTACTTGCTCTCGGGATCTTGTACAGGAGCGTGGGAGTGGCGGCTGTAGCCACGTTGGCGGCCACGGTTTTCTCTATTATCGCCACTATCCCGTTGGCCAAAATCCAAGAGGACTATCAAGACAAATTGATGTCTGCTAAAGATGAGCGAATGAGAAAGACTTCGGAGTGTTTGAGGAACATGAGGATTCTGAAACTGCAGGCTTGGGAGGATCGGTACAGGGTCGTACTTGAGGGAATGAGGAGTACAGAGTTCAAATGGCTTCGAAAGGCTTTATACTCTCAAGCGTTTATCACGTTTATATTCTGGAGTTCGCCCATATTTGTAGCTGCAATCACGTTTGCTACGGCTATAGGCTTAGGAACTCAGCTCACTGCAGGAGGTGTTCTCTCTGCGCTTGCAACATTCAGGATTCTTCAGGAGCCGCTTAGGAATTTTCCTGATCTGGTGTCAATGATGGCTCAGACTAAAGTATCTCTTGATCGAATATCTGGATTTCTGCAAGAGGAAGAGCTCCAGGAAGATGCTACGATAATCCTTTCTCAAGGTATGTCAGACACATCTGTGGAGATCAAAGACGGTTGTTTCTCTTGGGATCCTTCGTGGGTAAGGCCAACTTTGTTTGATATTCATCTAAACGTTAAGAGAGGAATGCGAGTAGCTGTCTGCGGAGTCGTTGGTTCCggaaaatcaagttttctttcTTGTATACTTGGAGAAATACCTAAAATATCGGGTGAG GTCAGAATATGCGGTACTGCTGCTTATGTTTCACAATCCGCATGGATTCAGTCTGGGAATATAGAAGAAAATATTCTCTTCGGCAGTCCAATGGATAAGGCTAAGTACAAGAACGTTATACACGCTTGCTCACTGAAACGGGACTTGGAGCTCTTCTCACACGGTGATCAGACCATTATCGGTGACAGAGGCATAAACCTCAGCGGTGGTCAGAAGCAGAGAGTTCAGCTAGCAAGAGCGCTTTATCAGGATGCTGATGTATATCTGCTGGACGACCCTTTCAGCGCTGTTGACGCTCACACTGGCTCCGAACTCTTCCAG GAATATATATTGACGGCTCTGGCAGACAAGACTGTGATATTTGTAACTCATCAAGTCGAGTTTCTTCCTACAACGGATCTTATATTG GTGCTTAGGGATGGCCAAATCATACAGTCAGGGAAGTATGAGGAACTGCTACAAGCAGGAACAGATTTCTTATCACTTGTGTCTGCTCATCATGAAGCAATTGAAGCTATGGACATTCCAAGCCATTCATCAGAGGACTCTGACAGCCATCATGGGCTAGACCAGTCATTGCCACACAATCCAAAATCCAACGCTTCCTCGAGCAACATTGAGATTCTGGCCAAGGAGGTCCAAGAAGGGCCATCAGGGTCTAACCAGAAAGCcatcaaagagaaaaagaaagcaaaacgGCTGAGGAAGAAACAACTGGTTCAGGAAGAGGAACGTGTCCGGGGACGAGTCAGTATGAAGGTGTACTGGTCATATATGGCTGCAGCCTATAAAGGGTTGTTGATTCCACTCATAATCATTGCGCAAACACTGTTTCAGTTCCTTCAGATTGCAAGTAACTGGTGGATGGCCTGGGCAAATCCGCAAACAGAGGGAGACCAAGCTAAAGTGAGCTCCACGGTCCTTCTCCTCGTATTTATTGCGCTAGCATTTGGTAGCTCAGTATTTATCTTTGTCCGAGCTATTCTGGTCGCCACATTCGGCCTCGTAgctgctcagaagctgtttctCAACATGCTGAGGAGTGTTTTCCGCGCGCCAATGTCGTTTTTCGACTCGACCCCTGCTGGAAGGATCTTAAATCGG GTGTCCATTGATCAAAGCGTGGTGGATCTTGATATTCCTTTTAGGCTCGGAGGATTTGCATCAACAACAATACAGCTCATTGGCATTGTTGGTGTGATGACAAACGTTACATGGCAAGTGTTTCTTCTTGTAATTCCAACTGGCATTGCTTGCTTGTGGATGCAG AAATACTACATGGCTTCGTCTAGAGAGTTGGTTCGGATTGTGAGCATACAGAAATCTCCAATTATCCATCTTTTTGGTGAATCAATCGCGGGGGCAGCAACAATCAGAGGGTTTGGCCAAGAAAAGCGTTTCATGAAGAGAAACCTCTATTTACTGGACTGCTTTGCCCGCCCTTTCTTTTGCAGCATCGCTGCTATAGAGTGGCTCTGTTTACGCATGGAATTGCTTTCCACTTTCGTCTTTGCCTTCTGCATGATCCTGCTCGTTAGTTTTCCACATGGAACAATCGATCCAA GCATGGCTGGTCTTGCAGTAACGTATGGCCTTAATTTAAACGCTCGCCTTTCCCGGTGGATACTTAGCTTTTGTAAGCTCGAGAACAAAATCATCTCCATCGAGAGAATCTATCAGTATAGTCAGATCCCCAGTGAAGCACCTACATTTATCGAGGACGCTCACCCTCCTCCCTCGTGGCCAGAAAATGGAGCCATTGAGATCAACAATTTGAAG GTTCGCTATGGAGAGAATCTACCAACTGTACTCCACGGGATCAACTGTGTATTCCCTGGTGGCAAGAAGATTGGGATTGTGGGGCGCACAGGAAGTGGCAAATCAACGCTGATCCAAGCGTTATTCAGGCTTATAGAGCCATATGCAGGACAGATAATCATTGATGGCATTGATATCTCCTCCATTGGCCTTCACGACCTCCGTGGCCGTCTCAGCATCATTCCCCAAGACCCCACCTTGTTTGAAGGCACTATCCGAGGAAACCTCGACCCTCTCGAAGAACACACTGATCAAGAAGTTTGGCAG GCTCTAGATAAGTCACAGTTGGGGGACATAGTTCGTGCAAAAGACCAGAAGCTCGATACTCCAG TGTTCGAAAATGGAGATAACTGGAGTGTGGGGCAGAGGCAGCTGGTGTCACTTGGGCGTGCATTGCTTAAACAAGCAAGAATTCTCGTGCTTGATGAAGCAACTGCTTCGGTTGACTCGGCTACTGATAATCTCATCCAGAAGATTTTGAGAACAGAGTTTGGAGACTGCACCGTCTGCACTATCGCACATCGGATCCCGACTGTGATCGATAGTGACTTGGTTCTGGTTCTAAGCGATG GTCTTGTTGCGGAATTTGACACTCCAACACGACTTCTAGAGGATAAGTCTTCGATGTTCCTTCGACTGGTGACAGAATACTCCTCGAGATCAAGTGGCATACCTGACTTCTGA
- the LOC108828681 gene encoding NADH dehydrogenase [ubiquinone] 1 alpha subcomplex subunit 9, mitochondrial, with protein sequence MMQAVSRRLLQRPIAAETSIYSSSSLRSLYGVSNHLNETDSRRYSSSLATKGVGHLARKGTGGRSSVSGIVATVFGATGFLGRYLVQQLAKMGSQVLVPFRGSEDNPRHLKLMGDLGQVVPMKFDPRDEDSIKAVMAKANVVINLIGREYETRNFSFEEVNHHMAEKLALVAKEHGGIMRFIQVSCLGASASSPSRMQRAKAAAEEAVFSALPEATVMRPATMIGTEDRILNPWAMFVKKYGFLPLIGGGTNKFQPVYVVDVAAAIVAALKDDGSSMGKTYELGGPDVFTPHDLAEIMFDMIREWPRYVKLPFPIAKAMAGPRDFMVNKVPFPLPSPQIFNLDQINALTTDTLVSDKALTFQDLDLVPHKLKGYPVEFLIQYRKGGPNFGSTVSEKIPTDFYN encoded by the exons ATGATGCAAGCAGTTTCCAGGAGATTACTCCAACGGCCTATCGCCGCAGAAACTTCGATCTATTCGTCGTCTTCTCTAAGATCGCTCTATGGAGTCTCTAATCACC TGAATGAAACTGATAGTCGTCGATACTCGTCTTCCCTTGCTACAAAGGGCGTGGGACACCTCGCTCGCAAGGGTACTGGTGGCAGATCTTCCGTCAG TGGCATTGTAGCTACGGTGTTTGGAGCCACTGGGTTTCTTGGTCGTTATCTTGTGCAACAGCTAG CTAAAATGGGATCACAAGTTCTAGTTCCTTTCCGAGGCTCTGAGGATAACCCTCGACATCTCAAGTTAATGGGAGATTTAGGTCAG GTAGTACCAATGAAATTTGATCCAAGAGATGAAGACTCGATTAAGGCTGTCATGGCAAAGGCTAATGTCGTTATCAATCTCATTG GAAGAGAGTATGAGACCAGGAATTTCAGTTTCGAAGAGGTGAATCATCACATGGCCGAGAAACTTGCATTG GTGGCTAAGGAACATGGTGGGATAATGAGATTTATTCAGGTTTCTTGTTTGGGAGCGTCTGCGTCATCTCCTTCAAGAATGCAGAGGGCAAAAGCTGCTGCTGAGGAAGCTGTCTTCAGCGCACTGCCTGAG GCGACAGTCATGAGGCCTGCGACCATGATTGGCACAGAGGACAGAATCTTGAACCCTTGGGCAATGTTCGTTAAAAAATATGGTTTCCTCCCGCTCATAGGTGGTGGTACAAACAA ATTCCAGCCCGTATATGTGGTTGATGTTGCTGCGGCAATCGTTGCAGCTCTAAAGGATGATGGTTCCAGCATGGGGAAAACGTATGAATTGGGTGGTCCAGATGTCTTTACCCCTCATGATTTG GCGGAGATCATGTTTGATATGATACGTGAATGGCCTCGATATGTGAAGCTTCCATTTCCAATTGCTAAG GCAATGGCGGGTCCTCGTGATTTCATGGTGAACAAAGTCCCGTTCCCTCTACCATCCCCCCAGATCTTCAATTTGGATCAAATCAATGCGCTTACAACCGATACACTTGTATCTGACAAGG CCTTGACGTTTCAGGATTTGGACCTCGTCCCTCATAAATTGAAAGGATATCCAGTCGAGTTTCTTATCCAATATCGCAAGGGAGGTCCTAATTTCGGCTCTACTGTCAGTGAAAAGATACCAACAGACTTCTACAATTGA
- the LOC108828682 gene encoding uncharacterized protein LOC108828682, with amino-acid sequence MEGEEDDYPGPESGIDGINLNGRNVGAVMVAPRDVDVASQSGCRINIYVNSNAQGTCGSALFGSKVKLRDPGVHLHIEDVKMPRDDGSRQKEMRLIKVGLCLVCLFNVSLGLLLLLSSWLRKETESI; translated from the coding sequence ATGGAAGGTGAAGAAGACGATTATCCAGGGCCTGAATCCGGCATTGACGGAATCAACTTGAACGGGAGAAATGTAGGGGCTGTGATGGTGGCGCCAAGGGATGTAGACGTAGCAAGTCAAAGTGGATGCAGGATCAACATCTACGTGAATAGTAACGCTCAAGGGACTTGTGGTTCGGCCCTGTTTGGCAGCAAGGTTAAGCTAAGAGATCCTGGTGTTCATCTTCATATCGAAGACGTTAAAATGCCCCGTGACGATGGATCCAGACAGAAAGAGATGAGGTTGATTAAGGTTGGGTTATGTTTGGTATGTCTCTTTAACGTCTCTCTAGGACTCCTTCTCTTGCTCTCCTCTTGGCTCCGGAAGGAGACCGAGTCCATATAG
- the LOC108826718 gene encoding CRIB domain-containing protein RIC6-like — protein sequence MQLTMASSSMKSLLKGLRYISQVFESGKEEEEIEIGNPTDVKHVAHIGWDGPSATPASAPSWMNEFKSSDGFESGQGGGEDDSSARCMSECGGQTRDLPKLPKSTRKAASEKGSPTREISSDKTKRRSSKKGTTSSSRRQKEVSELKEFSSWSSPSTGTLPEVPKKSRRKKKAKETGGGGSTRSIRRSDVDNMSETGSVRSMPQFDNRDDF from the exons ATGCAACTTACAATGGCAAGCTCAAGTATGAAAAGCCTATTGAAAGGCCTCCGATACATTTCTCAAGTATTTG AAAgcggaaaagaagaagaagagatagaGATAGGGAATCCAACGGACGTAAAGCATGTTGCCCATATTGGTTGGGATGGACCATCTGCTACTCCTGCCTCTGCGCCAAGCTGG ATGAACGAGTTCAAAAGTAGTGATGGATTCGAATCTGGCCAAGGAGGCGGAGAAGATGATTCATCTGCGAGATGTATGTCTGAATGTGGCGGTCAGACCAGAGATTTACCAAAACTACCAAAATCTACGAGGAAAGCGGCTTCCGAAAAAGGTTCTCCGACAAGGGAAATATCATCGGACAAAACTAAACGCAGGTCTTCGAAAAAAGGAACAACATCATCGTCAAGAAGACAAAAGGAAGTGTCTGAACTAAAAGAGTTTTCTTCGTGGTCTAGTCCAAGTACAGGAACATTACCGGAAGTTCCTAAGAAAtcaaggaggaagaagaaggctaAAGAAACTGGAGGAGGAGGATCAACTAGATCAATTAGAAGATCTGATGTGGATAACATGTCTGAGACTGGTTCTGTGAGATCTATGCCTCAATTCGACAACAGAGATGACTTTTGA
- the LOC108823924 gene encoding myb family transcription factor PHL4 isoform X1 — METRCPLSNLAHTSSIPPDISFGSGHVHLPSANGEAVGHIYSNDLPNAAASMVSHETPLISEILDWDASSIHELLDFPLDYSPIQLEEDIHKPTDLAELDHELITSDNPLWNHLFVDTCSTSSPSKVQEPQVSLQQQPSPCVELQPLVRTVSSNSFTSNNNTASAAAAAAKGRMRWTPELHEAFVEAVNNLGGMNNAKPKAVLKHMKVQGLTIYHVKSHLQKYRTARYIPEPSEGSQETKLTPLEHVTSLDTKRGIDITEALRVQMEVQKQLHEQLDIQRKMQLRIEEQGKVLLMMFEKQNMDFRKQEQEDKTSERAPESCSEEADSPRPKRPRNNE, encoded by the exons ATGGAGACTCGCTGCCCTCTGAGTAACCTTGCACACACTTCTTCAATACCACCAGACATTTCCTTCGGATCAGGACATGTTCATCTGCCCTCTGCCAATGGCGAAGCAGTTGGTCACATTTATTCAAACGATCTCCCTAACGCTGCTGCTTCCATGGTCTCTCAtgagacaccactcatctctgAGATATTAGACTGGGATGCTTCTTCAATCCACGAACTTCTTGATTTTCCTTTGGATTATTCACCCATTCAATTGGAGGAGGACATCCACAAACCAACTGACTTGGCAGAATTGGATCACGAATTGATTACTAGTGACAATCCTCTCTGGAACCATCTTTTCGTTGACACATGTTCTACCTCCTCACCTTCCAAG GTCCAGGAACCCCAAGTTTCCCTGCAGCAGCAGCCTTCTCCTTGTGTTGAATTGCAACCTCTTGTTAGGACAGTATCCTCAAACAGTTTCACCAGTAATAATAATACtgcatcagcagcagcagcggcAGCTAAGGGACGTATGCGTTGGACCCCAGAACTTCATGAAGCTTTTGTTGAGGCTGTTAACAACCTTGGTGGCATGAACA ACGCAAAACCTAAGGCCGTGCTGAAGCATATGAAAGTCCAAGGCTTGACTATATATCATGTCAAAAGTCATTTGCAg AAATACAGGACAGCTAGGTATATACCAGAACCATCAGAAG GCTCGCAAGAGACGAAGTTGACACCGCTCGAGCATGTTACATCTCTTGATACGaagcg tgggataGATATCACTGAGGCGCTGCGAGTTCAGATGGAAGTTCAGAAGCAACTGCATGAGCAGCTCGAT ATTCAAAGAAAGATGCAACTTCGGATAGAAGAACAGGGTAAGGTCCTGCTCATGATGTTTGAAAAGCAAAATATGGATTTTCGCAAACAGGAACAAGAAGACAAAACAAGTGAGAGAGCGCCTGAAAGCTGTTCAGAGGAGGCAGATTCTCCGCGACCAAAGCGTCCGAGAAACAATGAATGA
- the LOC108823924 gene encoding myb family transcription factor PHL4 isoform X2, which translates to METRCPLSNLAHTSSIPPDISFGSGHVHLPSANGEAVGHIYSNDLPNAAASMVSHETPLISEILDWDASSIHELLDFPLDYSPIQLEEDIHKPTDLAELDHELITSDNPLWNHLFVDTCSTSSPSKVQEPQVSLQQQPSPCVELQPLVRTVSSNSFTSNNNTASAAAAAAKGRMRWTPELHEAFVEAVNNLGDAKPKAVLKHMKVQGLTIYHVKSHLQKYRTARYIPEPSEGSQETKLTPLEHVTSLDTKRGIDITEALRVQMEVQKQLHEQLDIQRKMQLRIEEQGKVLLMMFEKQNMDFRKQEQEDKTSERAPESCSEEADSPRPKRPRNNE; encoded by the exons ATGGAGACTCGCTGCCCTCTGAGTAACCTTGCACACACTTCTTCAATACCACCAGACATTTCCTTCGGATCAGGACATGTTCATCTGCCCTCTGCCAATGGCGAAGCAGTTGGTCACATTTATTCAAACGATCTCCCTAACGCTGCTGCTTCCATGGTCTCTCAtgagacaccactcatctctgAGATATTAGACTGGGATGCTTCTTCAATCCACGAACTTCTTGATTTTCCTTTGGATTATTCACCCATTCAATTGGAGGAGGACATCCACAAACCAACTGACTTGGCAGAATTGGATCACGAATTGATTACTAGTGACAATCCTCTCTGGAACCATCTTTTCGTTGACACATGTTCTACCTCCTCACCTTCCAAG GTCCAGGAACCCCAAGTTTCCCTGCAGCAGCAGCCTTCTCCTTGTGTTGAATTGCAACCTCTTGTTAGGACAGTATCCTCAAACAGTTTCACCAGTAATAATAATACtgcatcagcagcagcagcggcAGCTAAGGGACGTATGCGTTGGACCCCAGAACTTCATGAAGCTTTTGTTGAGGCTGTTAACAACCTTGGTG ACGCAAAACCTAAGGCCGTGCTGAAGCATATGAAAGTCCAAGGCTTGACTATATATCATGTCAAAAGTCATTTGCAg AAATACAGGACAGCTAGGTATATACCAGAACCATCAGAAG GCTCGCAAGAGACGAAGTTGACACCGCTCGAGCATGTTACATCTCTTGATACGaagcg tgggataGATATCACTGAGGCGCTGCGAGTTCAGATGGAAGTTCAGAAGCAACTGCATGAGCAGCTCGAT ATTCAAAGAAAGATGCAACTTCGGATAGAAGAACAGGGTAAGGTCCTGCTCATGATGTTTGAAAAGCAAAATATGGATTTTCGCAAACAGGAACAAGAAGACAAAACAAGTGAGAGAGCGCCTGAAAGCTGTTCAGAGGAGGCAGATTCTCCGCGACCAAAGCGTCCGAGAAACAATGAATGA